One segment of Theobroma cacao cultivar B97-61/B2 chromosome 9, Criollo_cocoa_genome_V2, whole genome shotgun sequence DNA contains the following:
- the LOC18590424 gene encoding putative phospholipid:diacylglycerol acyltransferase 2 yields the protein MASILRFRKLCYVEQAVKCASVGFESFDQSPKIDQKLDKKEEEVISANNFALEIIKKRKQPRKQPKEWRRLDSCCWMIGYLCSTWWLLLFLYHSLPVTLLQVPESPGVRLKREGLAALHPVVLVPGIVTGGLELWEGQPCADGLFRKRLWGGSFTEIFKRPLCWLEHLSLHSETGLDPPGIRVRAVPGLVAADYFAPGYFVWAVLIENLAKIGYEGKNLHMAAYDWRLSFQNTEIRDHALSRLKSKIELMYLTNGYKKVAVVPHSMGVIYFLHFLKWVETPPPIGGGGGPGWCAKHIKAIMNIGPAFLGVPKAVSNIFSAEGKDIAYIRAMAPGLLDSKILGLQTLEHVMRVSRTWDSIVSLVPKGGETIWGNMDWSPEERHACDFSRKRHSQPSPIDNNVNNSDVKRGFRVKDPVQYGRIISFGKTASQLHSSQLPTIDSKEFLRTSASQNLNFSCGEAWTEYDEMSREGIQKVAANKAYTTQTLLDLLRFVAPKMMLRAEAHFSHGIADDLDNPKYNHYKYWSNPLEMKLPDAPDMEIYCLYGVGIPTERSYVYKLSPTSGCKSIPYQIDSSVNGEDGSCLKGGVYFADGDESVPVLSAGFMCAKGWRGRTRFNPSGIATYIREYRHKPPSSLLEGRGIESGAHVDIMGNVALIEDILRIASGATGKEIRGDRIYSDILRMSERINLRL from the exons ATGGCTTCTATTCTCCGGTTTAGGAAACTATGCTATGTAGAGCAAGCAGTTAAGTGCGCTTCAGTGGGGTTTGAATCTTTTGATCAGTCTCCAAAGATTGATCAAAAGCTGgacaagaaagaagaagaggtCATTTCTGCTAACAATTTtgccttggaaatcatcaagAAGAGAAAGCAACCAAGGAAGCAGCCCAAGGAATGGAGACGCTTAGATTCTTGTTGTTGGATGATTGGTTACCTTTGCTCCACTTGGTGGCTTCTTTTGTTCTTGTACCACAGTTTGCCGGTCACATTGCTTCAGGTTCCTGAATCACCAGGGGTCAGGCTTAAACGTGAAGGCTTGGCAGCTCTTCACCCAGTGGTTTTAGTCCCTGGCATTGTGACTGGTGGCCTAGAGCTATGGGAAGGCCAGCCTTGTGCTGATGGTCTGTTTCGTAAACGACTTTGGGGTGGTAGCTTCACTGAAATCTTCAAGAG ACCTTTGTGTTGGTTGGAGCACTTGTCTTTGCACAGTGAAACTGGCCTTGACCCACCAGGAATCCGGGTTCGTGCTGTTCCAGGGCTGGTTGCGGCTGACTATTTTGCTCCGGGATATTTCGTGTGGGCTGTTCTCATtgaaaatttggcaaaaattGGTTATGAGGGGAAGAATTTGCACATGGCTGCTTATGATTGGAGGCTCTCTTTCCAGAATACAGAG ATTCGGGACCATGCTCTTAGTAGGCTGAAGAGTAAAATTGAGCTAATGTATTTAACCAATGGCTATAAGAAAGTGGCTGTGGTGCCCCATTCCATGGGGGttatctattttcttcatttccttAAATGGGTTGAAACACCTCCTCCTATAGGGGGTGGTGGTGGTCCAGGTTGGTGTGCCAAGCACATCAAGGCAATCATGAACATTGGTCCAGCTTTTCTGGGTGTTCCAAAGGCTGTTAGTAATATATTCTCTGCTGAAGGCAAAGACATTGCTTATATCAG AGCTATGGCACCTGGACTATTGGATTCTAAGATTTTAGGGCTACAAACATTAGAACATGTCATGCGGGTGTCTCGGACATGGGACTCCATTGTGTCATTGGTGCCCAAAGGGGGAGAGACTATTTGGGGCAACATGGACTGGTCTCCTGAAGAACGGCATGCTTGTGACTTCTCGAGGAAAAGACACTCTCAACCCTCTCCAATTGACAATAATGTCAACAACAGTGATGTGAAGAGAGGTTTCCGAGTGAAAGATCCAGTTCAATATGGAAGAATAATCTCTTTTGGCAAGACAGCATCACAGTTACATTCTTCACAGCTTCCCACTATTGATTCAAAG GAATTTTTGCGGACAAGTGCTtcccaaaatttaaacttttccTGTGGAGAGGCCTGGACTGAATATGATGAGATGAGCAGGGAAGGCATCCAAAAAGTTGCAGCAAATAAAGCTTACACAACTCAAACCCTTCTTGATCTGCTTCGCTTTGTGGCACCAAAAATGATGCTACGGGCTGAAGCTCATTTTTCACATGGAATAGCTGACGATCTTGACAACCCTAAATACAACCATTACAAATACTGGTCTAATCCACTTGAAATGAA ACTACCTGATGCTCCGGACATGGAGATATACTGCTTGTATGGTGTTGGAATTCCCACTGAGAGATCATACGTGTACAAGCTGTCACCAACCAGTGGGTGCAAAAGCATTCCATACCAGATTGATAGCTCAGTCAATGGAGAAGACGGTAGCTGCTTGAAAGGTGGAGTATACTTTGCAGATGGAGATGAGAGTGTACCTGTTCTAAGTGCTGGATTCATGTGTGCTAAAGGATGGAGAGGAAGAACCCGGTTCAATCCATCTGGCATTGCTACATACATAAGGGAGTACCGGCACAAGCCACCATCTAGTCTGCTAGAAGGGAGGGGCATCGAGAGTGGGGCACATGTTGACATCATGGGAAATGTTGCGCTCATTGAAGACATATTGCGCATTGCATCTGGAGCCACTGGGAAAGAGATAAGAGGTGATAGGATTTACTCAGATATCCTAAGAATGTCTGAGAGAATAAACCTTCGGTTGTGA